In Nocardia sputorum, a single genomic region encodes these proteins:
- a CDS encoding heavy metal translocating P-type ATPase, with protein MTTATQPPPSGQVELVIGGMTCASCAARIEKKLNRLDGVTATVNYATEKARVEVTGDVSPDDLIATVEQAGYTAALPAPPKPQENAVEEDPAAALRTRLLVSLVLSVPVIAMAMIPALQFTNWQWLSLTLAAPVVVWGALPFHRAAWTNLRHGASTMDTLVSMGTLAALGWSLYALFWGTAGTPGMTHPFEFTISRMDGTGSIYLEAAAGVTTFILAGRFFEARAKRRAGAALRALLELGAKEVSVLRDGTEQRIPVEQLRVGDRFVVRPGEKIATDGVVTEGSSAVDASMLTGESVPVEVGPDDAVVGATVNVGGRIVVRATRIGSDTQLAQMAKLVEDAQTGKAQAQRLADRISGFFVPIVIALSVATLGFWLGTGGSVAAAFTAAVAVLIIACPCALGLATPTALMVGTGRGAQLGILIKGPEVLESTRRVDTIVLDKTGTVTAGKMSLLDVIPAEGEQVERILALAGALEDSSEHPIAQAIAKGARERVGELKPVEDFANVEGLGVQGMVDGHAVVVGRARLLADWSQHLDEALTEAMRAAEAEGKTAVAVGWDGAARGVLVVADAVKPTSAEAISQLRALGLAPIMLTGDNRAAAEAIAAQVGIDEVIAEVLPQDKVDTVQRLQADGKVVAMVGDGVNDAAALAQADLGLAMGTGTDVAIEAGDLTLVRGDLRAAADAIRLSRRTLATIKGNLFWAFAYNVAAIPLAMAGLLNPMLAGAAMAFSSVFVVSNSLRLRGFRSTAN; from the coding sequence ATGACCACCGCGACACAACCGCCGCCCTCCGGGCAGGTCGAACTCGTGATCGGTGGAATGACCTGCGCGTCTTGCGCCGCCCGCATCGAGAAGAAGCTCAACAGGCTCGACGGCGTCACCGCGACCGTGAACTACGCCACCGAGAAGGCCCGGGTCGAGGTCACCGGCGACGTCTCGCCGGACGACCTGATCGCCACCGTCGAACAGGCGGGTTACACCGCGGCCCTGCCCGCTCCGCCGAAGCCGCAGGAGAACGCCGTCGAGGAGGATCCCGCCGCCGCCCTGCGCACCCGCCTGCTGGTCTCGCTGGTGCTGTCGGTGCCGGTGATCGCCATGGCGATGATCCCGGCCTTGCAGTTCACCAACTGGCAGTGGCTGTCGCTGACGCTCGCCGCGCCGGTGGTGGTGTGGGGCGCGCTGCCGTTCCACCGCGCGGCATGGACCAACCTGCGCCACGGCGCGTCGACCATGGACACCCTGGTGTCGATGGGGACGCTGGCCGCCCTGGGCTGGTCGCTGTACGCGCTGTTCTGGGGCACCGCGGGCACGCCGGGCATGACGCATCCGTTCGAGTTCACCATCTCGCGGATGGACGGCACCGGCAGCATCTACCTCGAGGCCGCGGCGGGCGTCACCACGTTCATCCTGGCCGGGCGCTTCTTCGAGGCGCGGGCCAAACGGCGCGCGGGTGCGGCGCTGCGGGCACTGCTCGAGCTGGGGGCCAAAGAGGTCTCCGTCCTGCGCGACGGAACCGAGCAGCGCATCCCGGTGGAGCAGCTGAGGGTCGGCGACCGGTTCGTGGTGCGGCCCGGCGAGAAGATCGCCACCGACGGCGTCGTGACGGAAGGTTCCTCCGCCGTCGACGCCTCCATGCTCACCGGTGAATCGGTGCCGGTGGAGGTCGGCCCGGACGACGCGGTGGTCGGCGCCACCGTCAACGTCGGCGGACGGATCGTGGTGCGTGCCACCAGGATCGGTTCCGACACCCAGCTGGCGCAGATGGCGAAGCTGGTCGAGGACGCGCAGACCGGCAAGGCGCAGGCCCAGCGGCTGGCCGACCGGATCTCCGGGTTCTTCGTGCCGATCGTGATCGCGCTGTCGGTCGCGACGCTAGGGTTCTGGCTCGGCACCGGCGGATCGGTGGCCGCGGCGTTCACCGCGGCGGTGGCGGTGCTGATCATCGCCTGCCCGTGCGCACTCGGACTGGCCACGCCGACCGCGCTGATGGTCGGCACGGGACGCGGCGCGCAGTTGGGCATCCTGATCAAGGGCCCGGAAGTGCTGGAGTCCACCCGGCGGGTGGACACGATCGTGCTGGACAAGACCGGCACCGTCACCGCGGGCAAGATGAGCTTGCTCGACGTGATCCCCGCCGAGGGCGAGCAGGTCGAGCGGATTCTGGCGCTGGCCGGAGCCCTGGAGGATTCCTCCGAGCACCCGATCGCCCAAGCCATCGCCAAAGGCGCCCGCGAGCGGGTGGGCGAGTTGAAGCCGGTCGAGGATTTCGCGAATGTCGAAGGCCTGGGCGTGCAGGGCATGGTGGACGGCCACGCGGTGGTCGTCGGTCGCGCCCGGTTGCTCGCCGACTGGTCACAGCACCTCGACGAAGCCTTGACCGAGGCGATGCGCGCGGCCGAAGCCGAGGGCAAGACCGCCGTCGCGGTGGGCTGGGACGGCGCGGCGCGCGGCGTGCTCGTGGTGGCCGACGCGGTGAAACCGACCTCCGCCGAGGCGATTTCCCAGCTGCGGGCCCTCGGACTCGCCCCGATCATGCTGACCGGTGACAACCGGGCCGCCGCCGAGGCGATCGCCGCGCAGGTCGGCATCGACGAGGTGATCGCGGAAGTGCTGCCGCAGGACAAGGTGGACACGGTGCAGCGGCTGCAAGCCGACGGCAAAGTGGTGGCGATGGTGGGCGACGGCGTGAACGACGCCGCGGCGCTGGCCCAGGCCGACCTGGGCCTGGCCATGGGCACCGGCACCGACGTGGCGATCGAGGCGGGCGATCTCACCTTGGTGCGCGGCGATCTGCGGGCGGCCGCGGACGCGATCCGGCTGTCCCGCCGAACCCTCGCGACCATCAAGGGCAACCTGTTCTGGGCCTTCGCCTACAACGTGGCCGCGATCCCGCTGGCCATGGCGGGACTGCTGAACCCGATGCTCGCGGGCGCCGCGATGGCCTTCTCCTCGGTCTTCGTGGTGAGCAACAGCCTGCGGCTGCGCGGTTTCCGCTCGACCGCGAACTGA
- a CDS encoding heavy-metal-associated domain-containing protein has translation MSTTTVTVTGMTCGGCAASVRTEIGRLDGVGSVAVDLADGLVTVESASPIERAELTAAVARAGYAVAD, from the coding sequence ATGAGCACAACCACCGTGACCGTCACCGGCATGACCTGCGGCGGCTGCGCCGCCTCGGTCCGCACCGAGATCGGCCGCCTCGACGGCGTGGGTTCCGTCGCCGTCGATCTCGCCGACGGACTGGTGACCGTCGAGAGCGCGAGCCCGATCGAGCGCGCGGAACTCACCGCCGCCGTGGCCCGCGCCGGCTATGCCGTCGCCGACTGA
- a CDS encoding carboxymuconolactone decarboxylase family protein, protein MRGYLNLRDALTKGKLSARVREQLALLVAGENGCDYCTAAHSMRAERMGFTEQAITDTLAARADDPHADAILHVARDILRSRGRIDDAALDSARSRGVSDAELGEIVGHVALNVLSNYFNHVAEPELDFPPVAPTKGAGMEAKWRPASKVVLVEGYSLLDRDGRTTRTVDDVRIAIEGGFLHVKVSDSADVQVVSAPAVALVTYR, encoded by the coding sequence CTGCGGGGATACCTGAACCTGCGCGACGCGCTCACCAAAGGAAAGCTTTCGGCCCGCGTGCGCGAACAGCTCGCCCTGCTGGTCGCCGGCGAAAACGGTTGCGACTACTGCACCGCCGCACACAGCATGCGCGCCGAGCGCATGGGCTTCACCGAGCAGGCGATCACCGACACCCTCGCGGCACGCGCCGACGACCCGCACGCCGACGCGATCCTGCACGTCGCCCGGGACATACTCCGCTCCCGCGGCCGGATCGACGACGCCGCACTCGACTCAGCGCGCTCTCGCGGGGTGAGCGACGCCGAACTCGGCGAGATCGTGGGCCATGTCGCGCTGAACGTCCTGTCCAACTACTTCAACCACGTCGCCGAGCCGGAACTCGACTTCCCGCCGGTGGCGCCGACGAAAGGCGCCGGAATGGAAGCGAAATGGCGGCCCGCGAGCAAGGTCGTCCTGGTCGAGGGCTACTCACTGCTGGACCGGGACGGGCGGACCACACGCACCGTCGATGACGTCCGGATCGCGATCGAGGGCGGGTTCCTGCACGTCAAGGTGTCCGACTCCGCCGATGTGCAGGTGGTCTCGGCGCCCGCCGTCGCGCTGGTGACCTACCGCTGA
- a CDS encoding TetR/AcrR family transcriptional regulator, with amino-acid sequence MPTQAKQRLLTTAEELFYAEGIRAVGIDRLLQESGVGRASFYRHFASKDDLVVAVLEDRDRRWLSWLRESVEVKTGDPAARPLAVFDALADRFARKDFRGCAFINTMVEVADRGSAAHQVADRHKRRVIEYLSELLTEAGRSDAAELAAELALLVDGAIVTAVREGTPDAASRARTIAERLLATP; translated from the coding sequence ATGCCAACCCAGGCCAAGCAGCGTTTGCTCACCACCGCGGAAGAGCTGTTCTACGCCGAAGGGATTCGCGCCGTAGGCATCGATCGCCTGCTCCAGGAATCCGGCGTGGGTCGCGCCTCCTTCTATCGCCACTTCGCGAGCAAGGACGACCTGGTCGTCGCGGTGCTGGAGGATCGGGACCGCCGCTGGCTGAGCTGGCTGCGGGAATCGGTCGAGGTGAAGACCGGGGACCCGGCCGCCCGGCCGCTCGCGGTCTTCGACGCCCTGGCCGACCGGTTCGCCCGCAAGGATTTTCGCGGCTGCGCGTTCATCAACACCATGGTCGAGGTCGCCGATCGAGGCAGCGCGGCGCATCAGGTCGCCGATCGGCACAAGCGCCGCGTGATCGAGTACTTGAGCGAACTGCTCACCGAGGCGGGGAGGTCCGACGCCGCGGAACTGGCCGCCGAACTCGCGCTGCTGGTCGACGGCGCGATCGTCACCGCCGTGCGCGAGGGGACGCCGGACGCGGCGTCTCGTGCACGCACCATCGCGGAGCGACTGCTCGCAACGCCATGA
- a CDS encoding sterol desaturase family protein, whose amino-acid sequence MTKSKASERASVEADARARVRRDERALRRGLTLSQAFAEFVRHPSPWMIGTTLAGALIARVVVGDWQPTDLLVPAAMLAVFPVFEWIVHVTVLHWKPRRVGPLALDSELARKHREHHVDPRDIPLIFIPTRTLAVLVVVLIALAGFAFPRPGLGLTFLITITLLGLGYEWTHYLIHTDYKPKGSLYRAVWRNHRHHHYKNEHYWFTVTSSGTADRLFGTYPDPATTETSPTARNLHSA is encoded by the coding sequence ATGACGAAATCCAAAGCATCCGAACGGGCCTCGGTCGAGGCGGACGCGCGGGCGCGAGTGCGCAGGGACGAGCGGGCGTTGCGTCGCGGGCTCACCCTTAGCCAGGCATTCGCAGAATTCGTCCGGCATCCCTCGCCGTGGATGATCGGAACCACGCTGGCAGGCGCGCTGATCGCCCGTGTCGTCGTCGGCGACTGGCAGCCGACCGACCTGCTGGTCCCCGCCGCGATGCTGGCGGTCTTCCCGGTCTTCGAGTGGATCGTGCACGTCACCGTGCTGCATTGGAAACCACGGCGGGTGGGCCCGCTCGCGCTGGACAGCGAACTGGCCCGCAAGCACCGCGAGCATCACGTCGATCCGCGCGACATCCCGCTGATCTTCATCCCGACGAGAACTCTGGCGGTGCTGGTCGTGGTGTTGATCGCGCTGGCGGGCTTCGCCTTTCCCCGCCCGGGCCTCGGCCTCACCTTCCTGATCACCATCACGCTGCTCGGCCTCGGCTACGAGTGGACGCACTACCTGATCCACACCGACTACAAGCCGAAAGGCTCGCTCTACCGCGCGGTTTGGCGCAATCACCGCCATCACCACTACAAGAACGAGCACTACTGGTTCACGGTCACCAGCTCCGGCACCGCCGACCGCCTCTTCGGCACCTACCCCGACCCGGCCACGACCGAGACCTCACCTACCGCACGCAACCTGCATTCGGCCTGA
- a CDS encoding FadR/GntR family transcriptional regulator — MALQPVVKRSVSADVFEQIAADVLSGELAPGATLPSERQLAEALGVSRPAVREALQRLAAAGLVSVRQGDATTVLDYRRGAGLEVLPRLLVQAGELDPAVARSILEARLHNGPKVAELAARRVGAIGADGVRPLLTASVEALAAEQDPIARQRHAMEFWDHIVDAADSIVFRLMFNMLRAAYEPALAALAPIMSAEVGNVEAYRELAAAIAAGRPQKAATTARALLEPATTALIEVLGGPPVTHS; from the coding sequence ATGGCGTTGCAACCTGTGGTCAAGCGGTCGGTGTCGGCGGATGTGTTCGAGCAGATCGCCGCGGATGTGCTCAGCGGCGAGCTGGCGCCCGGGGCGACCTTGCCGAGCGAACGGCAGTTGGCGGAGGCGCTCGGGGTGTCCCGGCCCGCGGTGCGGGAGGCGCTGCAGCGACTGGCCGCGGCCGGGCTGGTGTCGGTGCGGCAGGGAGACGCCACCACCGTGCTGGACTATCGCCGCGGCGCGGGGCTCGAGGTGCTGCCCAGGTTGCTGGTGCAGGCCGGGGAATTGGACCCAGCGGTCGCCCGCAGCATTCTGGAGGCTCGCCTGCACAACGGACCGAAGGTGGCGGAGCTGGCCGCGCGCCGGGTAGGCGCGATCGGCGCCGACGGGGTTCGTCCCCTGCTGACGGCATCCGTCGAAGCGCTTGCCGCCGAGCAGGACCCGATCGCGCGGCAGCGGCACGCGATGGAGTTCTGGGATCACATCGTGGACGCGGCCGACTCGATCGTGTTCCGGCTGATGTTCAACATGTTGCGCGCCGCCTATGAACCGGCGCTCGCGGCGCTGGCCCCGATCATGTCCGCCGAGGTGGGCAACGTCGAGGCATACCGCGAACTGGCCGCCGCCATCGCGGCGGGCCGGCCGCAGAAGGCCGCCACCACCGCTCGGGCGCTGCTCGAGCCGGCGACCACCGCCCTGATCGAGGTCCTCGGCGGACCGCCGGTCACGCACAGCTAG
- a CDS encoding GNAT family N-acetyltransferase — protein MSSTIDWRVRAETAADIPAIHEINVAAFERADEAELVDALRDDPAWIDGLSIVSTLPDDTPVGFALLTRCHVHTTPALCLGPCAVLPGYQKTGAGSAAIRAALAAAARMGERFVIVLGHPAYYPRFGFGRASEHGIGLTIDVPDEALMALTLDPAQPLPRGTVRYAAPFGID, from the coding sequence TTGAGTTCCACCATCGATTGGCGCGTGCGCGCCGAAACCGCTGCCGACATTCCCGCGATCCACGAGATCAACGTCGCGGCCTTCGAGCGGGCCGACGAGGCCGAGCTGGTAGACGCACTGCGCGACGACCCCGCATGGATCGACGGCTTGTCGATCGTCAGCACGCTGCCGGACGACACCCCCGTCGGCTTCGCACTGCTGACTCGCTGCCACGTGCACACGACGCCCGCGCTGTGCCTCGGCCCGTGCGCGGTGCTGCCCGGCTACCAGAAGACCGGTGCGGGTTCCGCCGCGATCAGGGCCGCGCTCGCGGCGGCGGCGCGGATGGGCGAGCGTTTCGTCATCGTGCTCGGTCATCCGGCGTATTACCCGCGCTTCGGGTTCGGCCGGGCGTCCGAGCACGGAATCGGCCTCACCATCGACGTTCCGGATGAGGCGTTGATGGCGCTGACCCTCGACCCTGCTCAGCCGCTGCCGCGCGGCACGGTCCGCTACGCCGCCCCTTTCGGCATCGACTAG
- a CDS encoding ABC transporter family substrate-binding protein, whose product MRITSACARLALSLVVIGLTVTGCGGDNAAAPGTSTVGSTNDINPRDPGELRDGGNLRLALTNFPETFNYLHVDGGTESVFSIVEATMPTAFVSDAAGQLSIDHDFFTDIKLTGTNPQQVEYTINPKAMWSDGSPITWEDLRSQANALSGKDNAFLVSGTGGFERVGKVERGADDRQAVVTFDQPYSEWQGLFNPLYPKSVTATPDTFTNAAKNGLPVSAGPFAVTSIDRSQNRIVLGRNPRWWGDTPKLDSVTFSVLDHSAWLPAIQNNELDIAYMSGIENVSAARNAANVVIRRTPEPTWSHITFNGAPGSLLADPQLRIAISKAIDRQGVVTASQHGVVDDPKPLNNHVFVSGQKGYQDNAAPIAYDPDEAARMLDALGWKLNGDVREKDGRKLELRDVMYQQDQWVQTAQIVQQNLAKVGVKLTIQTVPGTGLFTNVIDPGNFDLAQFSWNGSVLPLSGLRQIYYYDPANLQGNKARIGTPELNALIDRTLSELDPDKAIQLANECDRMIFEEGYSIPLHQAAGTYAVRTDLANYGAFGLASRDYTKVGFLK is encoded by the coding sequence ATGCGGATTACCTCTGCGTGTGCCCGGCTGGCGTTGTCGCTGGTCGTGATCGGGCTGACCGTCACGGGTTGTGGCGGGGACAACGCCGCGGCGCCTGGCACCAGCACGGTCGGCAGCACCAACGACATCAATCCGAGGGACCCCGGCGAACTGCGCGACGGCGGCAATCTGCGGTTGGCGCTCACCAACTTCCCGGAGACCTTCAACTACCTGCATGTGGACGGCGGCACCGAGAGCGTCTTCTCCATCGTCGAAGCGACGATGCCCACCGCCTTCGTCAGCGACGCGGCGGGACAGCTGAGCATCGACCACGACTTCTTCACCGATATCAAGCTGACCGGGACCAACCCCCAGCAAGTGGAGTACACCATCAATCCGAAAGCCATGTGGTCCGACGGCTCACCGATCACCTGGGAAGACCTGCGGTCGCAGGCGAATGCCCTGAGCGGGAAGGACAACGCGTTCCTCGTCTCGGGCACCGGCGGTTTCGAACGGGTCGGCAAGGTCGAGCGCGGCGCCGACGACCGGCAAGCCGTGGTGACCTTCGACCAGCCCTACAGCGAATGGCAAGGACTGTTCAACCCGCTGTACCCGAAATCGGTCACCGCGACGCCCGACACCTTCACCAACGCGGCCAAGAACGGGTTGCCGGTCAGCGCGGGCCCCTTCGCGGTCACCTCCATCGATCGCAGCCAGAATCGCATCGTGCTCGGGCGCAATCCCCGGTGGTGGGGCGATACGCCGAAACTGGATTCGGTCACCTTCAGCGTGCTCGACCACTCGGCCTGGCTGCCCGCGATCCAGAACAACGAGCTCGACATCGCCTACATGTCCGGCATCGAGAACGTCAGCGCGGCGCGCAACGCGGCGAATGTGGTCATCCGGCGCACGCCGGAGCCGACCTGGTCGCACATCACGTTCAACGGGGCGCCCGGTTCGCTGCTGGCCGACCCGCAACTGCGGATCGCCATCTCCAAGGCGATCGACCGGCAGGGCGTGGTCACCGCCTCGCAGCACGGCGTCGTCGACGATCCGAAGCCATTGAACAATCACGTCTTCGTGTCGGGGCAGAAGGGCTACCAGGACAACGCCGCGCCCATCGCCTACGACCCGGACGAGGCGGCCCGGATGCTGGACGCGCTCGGCTGGAAGCTCAACGGCGACGTCCGCGAGAAGGACGGCCGCAAGCTCGAACTCCGCGACGTGATGTACCAGCAGGACCAGTGGGTGCAGACCGCGCAGATCGTGCAGCAGAATCTCGCGAAAGTCGGCGTGAAACTGACCATTCAGACGGTGCCGGGCACGGGACTGTTCACCAACGTCATCGACCCCGGCAATTTCGATCTGGCCCAATTCAGCTGGAACGGTAGCGTTCTCCCGCTGAGCGGACTGCGGCAGATCTACTACTACGACCCTGCCAATCTGCAGGGCAACAAGGCGCGGATCGGAACCCCGGAACTCAACGCGCTGATCGATCGGACCCTGTCCGAACTCGACCCCGACAAGGCCATTCAGTTGGCCAACGAATGCGATCGGATGATCTTCGAAGAGGGGTACTCCATCCCGCTGCACCAGGCCGCGGGCACCTACGCCGTCCGGACCGATCTGGCGAACTACGGTGCGTTCGGCCTCGCCTCGCGCGACTACACCAAGGTCGGCTTCCTGAAGTGA
- a CDS encoding ABC transporter family substrate-binding protein, which yields MVRALTVGTALALLVGCGAGGNEVESGSSAIGSTNDINPRDPSDVRDGGNLRLAITNFPATFNSHHVDADGDLAEVVDWTLPGPITANAAGELSIDHNFFTDIALTETNPQRVVYTINPKAVWSDGSPITWEDLRSQAEALSGRNTEYRVAATQGYNRLAKVERGVDDRQAIVTFAQHYAEWRGLFSQLMPKESTETPQAFNERDRNGLAKSAGPFVITSVDRAQQRIVLSRNPKWWGETPKLDTVTYSVLDYSARLNALQNNELDAIDISGIEEVKSATNSPGIIVRRASRPYNSHITFNGAPGSILADARLRVAIAKAIDRQGIVTALQNGIVENPKPLNNHIYLDGQKGYQDNSAVIAYNPDEAARMLDELGWKLNGDVREKDGRQLVIRDVMFQQDTWVQMAQIMQQNLARVGVKLVIQTFPGNGLFTDVIDPGNFDIAQFSWSRSIFPLGALPQIYAYDPANPLSNKGRIGSPELNELIEQTISELDPERAIELANKADRMIFELGHSVPIAQSPGNVAVRAGLANFGAFGLASPDYLRVGFEK from the coding sequence ATGGTCCGAGCTCTTACCGTTGGCACGGCGCTCGCGCTGTTGGTCGGCTGTGGCGCCGGCGGCAACGAAGTCGAGTCGGGTTCCAGCGCGATCGGATCGACCAACGACATCAATCCCCGAGACCCGAGCGACGTGCGCGACGGCGGCAACCTGCGTCTCGCGATCACGAACTTCCCCGCGACGTTCAATTCGCACCACGTCGACGCCGACGGTGACCTCGCCGAAGTAGTCGACTGGACATTGCCAGGGCCGATCACCGCCAACGCCGCGGGCGAACTGTCGATCGATCACAACTTCTTCACCGATATCGCACTGACCGAGACCAATCCGCAGCGGGTGGTCTACACCATCAATCCCAAGGCGGTCTGGTCCGACGGCAGCCCGATCACCTGGGAGGACCTGCGCTCCCAAGCCGAGGCGCTGAGCGGCCGCAACACGGAATACCGGGTCGCCGCGACGCAGGGCTACAACCGGCTGGCCAAGGTCGAGCGCGGCGTCGACGACCGCCAGGCGATCGTCACCTTCGCGCAGCACTACGCGGAGTGGCGGGGCCTGTTCAGTCAGCTGATGCCGAAGGAATCGACCGAGACGCCGCAGGCGTTCAACGAGCGCGACCGCAACGGGCTGGCCAAGTCGGCCGGACCGTTCGTGATCACCTCCGTCGACCGGGCGCAGCAGCGAATCGTGCTCAGCCGCAACCCGAAATGGTGGGGCGAGACGCCGAAGCTGGACACCGTCACCTACAGCGTGCTCGACTATTCGGCCCGCCTCAACGCCTTGCAGAACAATGAACTCGACGCCATCGATATCTCCGGCATCGAAGAGGTCAAGTCCGCGACCAACTCGCCGGGCATCATCGTGCGTCGCGCCTCGCGCCCGTACAACTCGCACATCACGTTCAACGGCGCGCCGGGATCGATTCTCGCGGATGCGCGCTTGCGCGTCGCGATCGCGAAGGCGATCGATCGCCAGGGCATCGTCACCGCGCTGCAGAACGGGATCGTGGAGAATCCCAAGCCGCTGAACAACCACATCTATCTCGACGGGCAGAAGGGCTATCAGGACAACTCCGCGGTGATCGCCTACAACCCCGACGAGGCGGCCCGCATGCTGGACGAACTCGGCTGGAAGCTCAACGGCGACGTCCGCGAGAAGGACGGACGGCAGCTGGTGATCCGGGACGTGATGTTCCAGCAGGACACCTGGGTGCAGATGGCGCAGATCATGCAGCAGAATCTGGCGCGGGTCGGGGTGAAACTGGTGATCCAGACCTTCCCCGGCAACGGTCTGTTCACCGATGTGATCGACCCTGGCAACTTCGACATCGCCCAGTTCAGCTGGTCCAGAAGCATTTTCCCGCTCGGCGCGCTGCCGCAGATCTACGCCTACGACCCGGCGAACCCGCTGAGCAACAAGGGACGGATCGGGTCACCCGAACTGAACGAGTTGATCGAGCAGACCATTTCCGAACTCGACCCCGAGCGGGCGATCGAGCTGGCGAACAAGGCCGACCGGATGATCTTCGAGCTGGGCCACTCGGTGCCCATCGCGCAATCGCCGGGCAATGTGGCCGTTCGAGCGGGGCTGGCCAACTTCGGCGCCTTCGGGCTGGCTTCCCCGGACTATCTCCGGGTGGGCTTCGAGAAGTGA
- a CDS encoding ABC transporter family substrate-binding protein, whose amino-acid sequence MRIRFDRWRWTAGLAAVTLIAAGCATGPDESAAGLSDALGTTSDINPKNRDEVRDGGNLRLAVTSFPANWNTLSNDGNDGEIGDIERPLMPRAFDVDAAGNLTVNRDFFTDVALTGTNPQQVTYTINPAAVWSDGTPITWEDIAAQAHALNGRDKRFLIAITNGFEFVDKVERGVDDRQAVLTFNHPYGEWRGQFAGNSSLFPKSVTATPESFNKGLVDRLGPSAGPFVVQSTDRVQGRIVLSRNPRWWGETPKLDTITYSVLDQAAWVGALQNNELDLARLASIDEVKTVRTTNGLVIRRAPGNRWRHITFNGAPGSILADARVRVAIAKAIDRQGIATATQNGLVENPKPLNNHIFLQGQDGYQDNSAPVAYDPDQAARELDALGWKLNGDVREKDGRKLEIRDVMYNDPLWVQIAQIIQQNLARIGVRLTIDTKPGAGYFTDVIIPGDFDAAQFIFSGDAFAMSSIRQIYYYDPNDLQGNYGRIGSPELNALIERTLTELDPKKAIELANEVDRKVFEEGHSLPLTQSDGSFGARADLANIGSPGLASYDYTKIGFAK is encoded by the coding sequence ATGCGGATCCGTTTCGACCGATGGCGGTGGACCGCGGGCTTGGCGGCGGTCACGCTGATCGCCGCGGGCTGCGCGACCGGCCCCGACGAGTCGGCCGCGGGACTGTCCGACGCGCTCGGCACCACCAGCGACATCAATCCCAAGAACCGCGACGAGGTGCGCGACGGCGGCAACCTGCGCTTGGCGGTCACCAGCTTCCCGGCGAACTGGAACACCCTGTCCAATGACGGGAACGACGGCGAGATCGGCGACATCGAGCGTCCGCTCATGCCGCGCGCGTTCGACGTCGACGCGGCGGGCAACCTGACCGTGAACCGGGACTTCTTCACCGATGTGGCGCTGACCGGCACCAACCCGCAGCAGGTCACCTACACCATCAATCCCGCGGCGGTCTGGTCCGACGGCACGCCGATCACCTGGGAGGACATCGCCGCGCAAGCACACGCGCTCAACGGGCGGGACAAGCGCTTCTTGATCGCGATCACCAACGGCTTCGAGTTCGTCGACAAGGTCGAGCGCGGTGTGGACGACCGGCAGGCGGTCCTCACCTTCAACCATCCCTACGGCGAATGGCGCGGACAGTTCGCGGGAAACTCCTCGCTTTTCCCGAAATCCGTGACAGCGACCCCGGAATCGTTCAACAAGGGACTCGTGGACCGGCTCGGCCCCAGCGCGGGCCCGTTCGTCGTCCAGTCCACCGACCGTGTCCAGGGCCGGATCGTGCTCAGCCGTAATCCGAGATGGTGGGGCGAGACGCCGAAACTGGACACCATCACCTACAGTGTGCTGGATCAGGCGGCGTGGGTGGGCGCCCTGCAGAACAACGAACTGGATCTGGCCCGGCTGGCCTCGATCGACGAGGTCAAGACGGTCCGCACTACCAACGGGCTGGTGATCCGCCGTGCGCCGGGTAACCGCTGGCGGCACATCACCTTCAACGGCGCGCCCGGTTCCATTCTCGCGGATGCGCGCGTGCGGGTGGCGATCGCGAAGGCCATCGACCGGCAGGGTATCGCGACCGCGACCCAGAACGGCCTGGTCGAGAATCCGAAGCCGTTGAACAACCACATCTTCCTGCAGGGGCAAGACGGTTACCAGGACAATTCGGCGCCGGTGGCCTACGACCCCGACCAGGCGGCACGGGAACTCGACGCGCTCGGCTGGAAGCTCAACGGCGACGTCCGCGAGAAGGACGGACGCAAGCTGGAAATCCGCGACGTGATGTACAACGACCCGCTGTGGGTGCAAATCGCGCAGATCATCCAGCAGAATCTGGCCCGGATCGGCGTGCGGCTCACCATCGACACCAAGCCGGGGGCCGGTTATTTCACCGACGTCATCATCCCCGGTGATTTCGACGCCGCACAGTTCATCTTCTCCGGGGACGCCTTCGCGATGAGTTCGATCCGGCAGATCTACTACTACGACCCGAACGATCTGCAGGGCAACTACGGTCGTATCGGCTCGCCCGAGCTCAATGCCCTGATCGAGCGCACGCTGACCGAACTCGACCCGAAGAAGGCGATCGAACTGGCCAACGAGGTCGACCGCAAGGTGTTCGAGGAAGGGCATTCCCTGCCGCTGACCCAGTCCGACGGCAGTTTCGGCGCCCGCGCGGACCTCGCCAATATCGGTTCCCCCGGGCTGGCGTCCTACGACTACACCAAGATCGGATTCGCGAAATGA